One genomic window of Actinoplanes lobatus includes the following:
- a CDS encoding methyl-accepting chemotaxis protein yields MRRLKSATVPEQAETQALTVLAEIVARAADGDLEARVPQLGDSPEAAAARREINRLLDVTDAFVRESGAALTASAEGRFHRRFLPRGMPGAYANSVTIINTAVEGMSADAQRLADADRARHALADELESAVLTVSEQVATAATEMGASAHGLAEFATGAVSDAERGRATVGSLHQASNEIRRAVHLITQVAAQTKLLALNATIEAARAGEAGRGFSIVASEVKTLAGETATASDDIVEQVTAVQSAAGGAVDVLEAVTANLREMHHLVSGITSAVDGGQGSTSGLSQLAEVLRTEVHRFVTTVRES; encoded by the coding sequence ATGAGGCGCCTCAAGTCCGCGACGGTGCCGGAGCAGGCCGAGACACAGGCGCTGACCGTACTGGCCGAGATCGTCGCCCGTGCCGCCGACGGCGACCTGGAAGCGCGGGTACCGCAGCTCGGGGACAGCCCGGAGGCGGCGGCGGCCCGCCGGGAGATCAACCGCCTGCTCGACGTGACCGACGCGTTCGTCCGGGAGTCCGGCGCGGCCCTGACCGCCTCCGCCGAAGGACGTTTCCACCGCCGGTTCCTGCCCCGCGGCATGCCCGGCGCCTACGCGAACAGCGTCACGATCATCAACACCGCCGTGGAGGGGATGAGCGCCGACGCCCAGCGCCTGGCCGACGCCGACCGCGCCCGCCACGCGCTGGCGGACGAACTCGAATCGGCCGTGCTGACGGTCAGCGAACAGGTCGCCACGGCAGCCACCGAGATGGGCGCCTCGGCCCATGGACTGGCGGAATTCGCCACCGGAGCGGTCAGCGACGCGGAACGCGGACGCGCCACCGTGGGCTCACTTCATCAGGCCTCCAACGAGATCCGCCGCGCCGTACACCTGATCACCCAGGTCGCGGCCCAGACGAAGCTGCTGGCACTGAACGCCACCATCGAGGCCGCCCGCGCCGGGGAGGCCGGCCGCGGCTTCAGCATCGTGGCCAGCGAGGTGAAGACCCTGGCCGGCGAGACCGCCACCGCCTCGGACGACATCGTCGAGCAGGTCACCGCCGTGCAGTCCGCGGCCGGCGGCGCGGTCGACGTTCTCGAAGCGGTCACCGCCAATCTCCGCGAGATGCACCACCTGGTCAGCGGGATCACCTCCGCCGTCGACGGTGGACAGGGCTCCACCTCCGGCCTGTCCCAGCTGGCCGAAGTGCTCCGCACCGAGGTGCACCGCTTCGTCACCACCGTCAGAGAATCCTGA
- a CDS encoding SAM-dependent methyltransferase, translated as MAFPDDPDSARLQPEVPHAARIWNYWMGGKDNFAADRAAGDAVEQVYPEIVLMAKQSRRFLIRVVRHLAAEAGIRQFLDIGTGLPTMQNTHEVAQSVAPDSRVVYVDNDPLVLVHARALMAETGEGGRTVHVDSDYHDPERILGEARKVLDFSEPVAVMFMGVMGYEPDLKVVSSIVNQVMEATPSGSYLVLWDGTNTTPAVVEGAERLAQNGGVPYILRSPEEIGSLFEGLEFVEPGLVQITDWRPEVAVEWLDAYGAVARKS; from the coding sequence AGCCGGAGGTGCCGCATGCGGCCCGGATCTGGAATTACTGGATGGGAGGCAAGGACAACTTCGCCGCCGACCGTGCGGCCGGCGACGCGGTGGAGCAGGTGTATCCCGAGATCGTGCTGATGGCGAAGCAGTCGCGCCGGTTCCTGATCCGGGTCGTCCGGCACCTGGCCGCCGAGGCCGGCATCCGGCAGTTCCTCGACATCGGCACCGGGTTGCCGACCATGCAGAACACGCATGAGGTCGCCCAGTCCGTCGCGCCGGACTCCCGCGTCGTCTACGTGGACAACGACCCTCTGGTACTGGTGCACGCGCGTGCGCTGATGGCGGAGACGGGCGAGGGTGGCCGTACCGTTCATGTGGATTCCGACTACCACGATCCCGAGCGGATCCTCGGCGAGGCCCGGAAGGTGCTCGACTTCTCCGAGCCGGTCGCCGTGATGTTCATGGGCGTCATGGGCTACGAACCCGACCTCAAGGTCGTGTCGTCGATCGTGAACCAGGTGATGGAGGCGACGCCGTCCGGCAGCTATCTGGTGCTGTGGGACGGGACGAACACCACGCCGGCGGTTGTCGAGGGCGCCGAGCGGCTGGCCCAGAACGGTGGTGTGCCGTACATCCTGCGTTCTCCCGAGGAGATCGGCAGCCTTTTCGAAGGGCTGGAGTTCGTGGAGCCCGGCCTGGTCCAGATCACCGACTGGCGTCCAGAGGTCGCCGTCGAGTGGCTGGACGCGTACGGGGCGGTCGCCCGCAAGTCCTGA